One Burkholderia vietnamiensis LMG 10929 genomic window carries:
- a CDS encoding 3-deoxy-7-phosphoheptulonate synthase, with product MHNLDNPSHDREVGSADATQDTTRIDDVRIGAVRPLISPALLQDELPVPAGTQTLVEDTRRAIGDILHGRDDRLLVVVGPCSIHDHDQALEYARRLKAAADALQDDLLITMRVYFEKPRTTVGWKGYINDPRLDGSFRINEGLRAARQLLLDINALGLPASTEFLDLLSPQYIADLIAWGAIGARTTESQSHRQLASGLSCPIGFKNGTDGGVQVAADAIVAARASHAFMGMTKMGMAAIFETRGNDDAHVILRGGKNGPNYDAEHVEASCAVLRKSGLREQVMVDCSHANSNKSHERQIDVAQDLARQLSQGEQRIIGVMVESHLEAGRQDLKPGVPLKYGVSITDACLSWSQTEPVLDVLAQAVRQRRGASRNA from the coding sequence ATGCATAACCTCGACAATCCCTCCCACGATCGCGAGGTAGGCAGCGCCGACGCGACGCAAGACACGACCCGCATCGACGACGTCCGCATCGGCGCCGTGCGCCCGCTGATCTCGCCCGCGCTGCTGCAGGACGAGCTGCCGGTGCCGGCCGGCACGCAGACGCTCGTCGAGGACACGCGGCGCGCGATCGGCGACATCCTGCACGGCCGCGACGACCGGCTGCTGGTCGTCGTCGGCCCGTGCTCGATCCACGACCACGACCAGGCGCTCGAGTACGCGCGCCGCCTGAAGGCCGCCGCCGACGCGCTGCAGGACGATCTGCTGATCACGATGCGCGTGTACTTCGAGAAGCCGCGCACGACGGTCGGCTGGAAGGGCTACATCAACGATCCGCGTCTGGACGGCAGCTTCCGCATCAACGAAGGGCTGCGCGCGGCACGACAGCTGCTGCTCGACATCAACGCGCTCGGCCTGCCGGCGTCGACCGAATTCCTCGACCTGCTGAGCCCGCAGTACATCGCGGATCTGATCGCGTGGGGCGCCATCGGCGCGCGCACCACCGAGAGCCAGAGCCATCGTCAGCTCGCATCGGGCCTGAGCTGCCCGATCGGCTTCAAGAACGGCACCGACGGCGGCGTGCAGGTCGCGGCCGATGCGATCGTCGCCGCGCGCGCGAGCCACGCGTTCATGGGAATGACGAAGATGGGCATGGCCGCGATCTTCGAGACGCGCGGCAACGACGACGCGCACGTGATCCTGCGCGGCGGCAAGAATGGTCCGAACTACGACGCCGAGCACGTCGAAGCGAGCTGCGCGGTGCTGCGCAAGAGCGGGTTGCGCGAGCAGGTGATGGTCGATTGCTCGCATGCGAACTCGAACAAGTCGCACGAGCGGCAGATCGACGTCGCGCAGGATCTCGCGCGCCAGCTGTCGCAGGGCGAGCAGCGCATCATCGGCGTGATGGTGGAGAGCCATCTCGAGGCCGGCCGTCAGGATCTGAAGCCGGGCGTGCCGCTGAAGTACGGCGTGTCGATCACCGATGCATGTCTGAGCTGGTCGCAGACGGAGCCGGTGCTCGACGTGCTCGCGCAAGCCGTGCGGCAGCGCCGCGGCGCGTCGCGCAACGCGTGA
- a CDS encoding carbon starvation CstA family protein, with the protein MNRASSTLLWTAVALLGAFAFGTIALAHGERVSALWIVIAAVCVYLIAYRFYSRFIASKVMQLDGLRMTPAVKYNDGLDYVPTNKYVLFGHHFAAIAGAGPLVGPVLAAQMGYTPGMLWILGGVVFAGAVQDFIVLFISTRRDGRSLGDLVKMELGTVPGVIALFGAFLIMVIILAVLALIVVKALTNSPWGTFTVAATIPIALFMGIYTRYIRPGRIGEVSIIGFVLLMASIAFGQAVHDSPTLAAWFTFSGTQLTWILIGYGFIASVLPVWLLLAPRDYLSTFLKIGTILGLAIGILVVAPELKMPALTKFVDGTGPVWSGNLFPFLFITIACGAVSGFHALISSGTTPKLIDNETNARFIGYGAMLMESFVAIMALVAACVIEPGVYFAMNAPAAVLGSTPEAVANTVTQWGFVLTPDMLTQTAKAVGETTIIARAGGAPTLAVGMAHILHQVIGGEAMMAFWYHFAILFEALFILTAVDAGTRAGRFMLQDLLGTFHPALKRTESLPANLVATALCVAAWGYFLYQGVVDPLGGINTLWPLFGISNQMLAAIALVLGTVVLFKMKRERYAWVTIVPTAWLLICTLTAGWQKIFDANPKVSFLAHAAKLQASVDQGKVLAPAKSLAQMKRIIFNDYVDAALAGLFIFVVVAIAVYGLLAVLRARREAKPSVRETPYEPMPAAQALGSGR; encoded by the coding sequence ATGAATCGGGCTTCCAGTACCTTGCTATGGACCGCGGTCGCGCTGCTCGGCGCCTTCGCGTTCGGCACGATCGCACTTGCGCACGGCGAACGCGTCAGCGCGCTGTGGATCGTGATCGCAGCAGTCTGTGTCTATCTGATCGCATATCGCTTCTACAGCCGTTTCATCGCCAGCAAGGTGATGCAGCTCGACGGGCTGCGGATGACGCCGGCCGTCAAATACAACGACGGCCTCGACTACGTACCGACCAACAAATACGTGCTGTTCGGCCATCACTTCGCCGCGATCGCCGGCGCCGGGCCGCTCGTCGGGCCGGTGCTCGCCGCGCAGATGGGCTACACGCCGGGGATGCTGTGGATCCTGGGCGGCGTCGTGTTCGCAGGCGCCGTGCAGGACTTCATCGTGCTGTTCATCTCGACGCGTCGCGACGGCCGCTCGCTCGGCGACCTCGTCAAGATGGAGCTCGGCACGGTGCCCGGCGTGATCGCGCTGTTCGGCGCGTTCCTGATCATGGTGATCATCCTCGCGGTGCTCGCGCTGATCGTCGTGAAGGCGCTGACGAATTCGCCGTGGGGCACGTTCACCGTCGCCGCGACGATTCCGATCGCACTGTTCATGGGCATCTACACGCGCTACATCCGCCCGGGCCGCATCGGCGAAGTGTCGATCATCGGCTTCGTGCTGCTGATGGCGTCGATCGCGTTCGGTCAGGCCGTGCACGATTCGCCGACGCTCGCCGCATGGTTCACGTTCAGCGGCACGCAGCTTACGTGGATCCTGATCGGCTACGGCTTCATCGCGTCGGTGCTGCCGGTGTGGCTGCTGCTCGCGCCGCGCGACTACCTGTCGACGTTCCTGAAGATCGGCACGATCCTCGGCCTCGCGATCGGCATTCTGGTCGTCGCGCCGGAACTGAAGATGCCCGCGCTGACGAAGTTCGTCGACGGCACCGGCCCCGTCTGGTCGGGCAACCTGTTCCCGTTCCTGTTCATCACGATCGCGTGCGGCGCGGTGTCGGGCTTCCACGCGCTGATCTCATCGGGCACGACGCCGAAGCTGATCGACAACGAAACCAACGCGCGCTTCATCGGCTATGGCGCGATGCTGATGGAATCGTTCGTCGCGATCATGGCGCTGGTCGCCGCATGCGTGATCGAGCCGGGCGTCTACTTCGCGATGAACGCGCCGGCGGCCGTGCTCGGCTCGACGCCGGAAGCGGTTGCCAACACCGTCACGCAATGGGGCTTCGTGCTGACGCCCGACATGCTCACGCAGACGGCGAAGGCCGTCGGCGAAACGACGATCATCGCCCGCGCGGGCGGCGCACCGACGCTGGCCGTCGGCATGGCGCACATCCTGCATCAGGTGATCGGCGGCGAAGCGATGATGGCGTTCTGGTATCACTTCGCGATCCTGTTCGAGGCGCTGTTCATCCTGACGGCCGTCGATGCAGGCACGCGCGCCGGCCGCTTCATGCTGCAGGACCTGCTCGGCACGTTCCACCCGGCGCTCAAGCGCACGGAATCGCTGCCGGCGAACCTGGTCGCCACCGCGCTGTGCGTGGCCGCGTGGGGCTACTTCCTGTATCAGGGCGTGGTCGATCCGCTCGGCGGCATCAACACGCTGTGGCCGCTGTTCGGCATCTCGAACCAGATGCTCGCCGCGATCGCGCTGGTGCTCGGCACCGTCGTGCTGTTCAAGATGAAGCGCGAGCGCTACGCATGGGTGACGATCGTGCCGACCGCATGGCTGCTGATCTGCACGCTCACGGCCGGCTGGCAGAAGATCTTCGACGCGAACCCGAAGGTCAGCTTCCTCGCGCATGCGGCCAAGCTGCAGGCGTCGGTGGACCAGGGCAAGGTGCTCGCGCCGGCGAAGTCGCTCGCGCAGATGAAGCGGATCATCTTCAACGACTACGTCGATGCGGCGCTGGCCGGGCTGTTCATCTTCGTCGTCGTGGCGATCGCGGTGTACGG
- a CDS encoding PRC-barrel domain-containing protein translates to MKFYKTLIAATVLASSVSAHAQIAGSQPLSVTVEQSQALLEGWSVKKSVLGKTVYNDANQKVGTVRDLIVAPDGSVSAAIVSAGGFLGVAAHDVAVPIASLDVRNGNIYLPGATKAALKATPAFQYTKVPSPPKPRKVDEKH, encoded by the coding sequence ATGAAGTTCTATAAAACCCTCATCGCAGCAACCGTCCTCGCGTCCAGCGTCAGCGCGCACGCGCAGATCGCCGGCTCGCAGCCGCTCAGCGTCACCGTCGAGCAATCGCAGGCGCTGCTCGAAGGCTGGAGCGTGAAGAAAAGCGTGCTCGGCAAGACCGTGTACAACGACGCGAACCAGAAGGTCGGCACGGTGCGCGACCTGATCGTCGCACCGGACGGCTCGGTGTCGGCGGCGATCGTGTCGGCCGGCGGCTTCCTCGGCGTTGCCGCGCATGACGTCGCGGTGCCGATCGCATCGCTCGACGTGCGCAACGGCAACATCTATCTGCCGGGCGCGACGAAGGCCGCGCTGAAGGCCACGCCGGCATTCCAGTACACGAAGGTGCCGTCGCCGCCGAAGCCCCGCAAGGTCGACGAGAAGCACTGA
- a CDS encoding YceH family protein: MNTTPDLPTPRALRELTPLEARILGVLVEKQHTVPDTYPLSLNALTAGCNQKTARSPVMSVGEDEVTAALDGLKHLSLVMEGSSSRVPRFEHNMNRVLGIPSQAIALLTILLLRGPQTAAELRLNSARLHGFADISSVEAFLDELAARAQPLVVRLPRAPGARENRWMHLMCGDVNLADFAGSDAGGGADAVPPSEFEALKAEQKRLADEVARLNALVQRMATELGIDVDAPGDAG, encoded by the coding sequence ATGAACACCACGCCGGACCTGCCCACGCCCCGCGCCCTGCGCGAACTCACGCCTCTCGAGGCCCGCATTCTCGGGGTGCTCGTGGAGAAGCAGCACACGGTGCCGGACACCTATCCGCTGTCGCTGAACGCGCTGACCGCCGGCTGCAACCAGAAAACCGCGCGCTCGCCGGTGATGAGCGTCGGCGAGGACGAGGTCACGGCCGCGCTCGACGGGCTCAAGCACCTGAGCCTCGTGATGGAGGGCAGCAGCAGCCGCGTGCCGCGTTTCGAGCACAACATGAACCGCGTGCTCGGGATTCCGAGCCAGGCGATCGCGCTGCTGACGATCCTGCTGCTGCGCGGTCCGCAGACGGCCGCCGAGCTGCGCCTGAACAGCGCGCGCCTGCACGGCTTCGCCGACATCTCGTCGGTCGAGGCATTCCTCGACGAGCTCGCGGCGCGCGCACAGCCGCTCGTCGTGCGGCTGCCGCGCGCGCCCGGTGCGCGCGAGAACCGCTGGATGCACCTGATGTGCGGCGACGTGAACCTCGCCGACTTCGCCGGTTCGGACGCGGGCGGCGGCGCGGATGCCGTTCCGCCGTCCGAGTTCGAGGCGCTGAAGGCCGAGCAGAAGCGGCTCGCCGATGAAGTGGCGCGCTTGAATGCGCTGGTTCAGCGCATGGCGACCGAGCTCGGCATCGACGTCGACGCGCCCGGCGACGCCGGCTGA